Below is a genomic region from Marinitoga litoralis.
ATTAGTAAAAATTATTTTGCCCCCGTGCAATTATTTGGAGATTTTTTAAAAAATAAAAAATCTACTAAATTTGGAAATATTTTACCTACATATAAACCTGGAACTATATTTAGCGACTTAAATACTATTTTCCCAGAATACATAATTTCATCTTTAAAAGAAGGAATTATAGCTATGGGTGAAAAATTAAAGGGCTTTTCTGATTATGATGCCGTTTTAACTGGTGTTGAAACACGTAGTTCATCACCTATACGAATTGAAAGAAATGAAAACTACGAGAGTGTTAATACTAAAGGATTATATCCAATAGGTGAGGGAGCTGGTTATGCTGGGGGAATTACATCTTCAGCTGTAGATGGGATAAGAATTGCTGAAAGTATTATAAGTAAATATAAAAAGGGATGGTGAGAATATTAAAAGTATATTTATATTTATGGATTATCAAAATCAACCTGTTGATCCTGAATTGATAATTGAAAAAATCAAAGAGTGGGGTAAAATTGTTGGGGGAAAGGCATATGCTCATTGGTCAAAATATCCTGCAACAATGTTTTCTTTTTCAAGACATGGTATTGAATTAATCGAAATGCCTGAAGATGGTTTTGAAAACAAGAAAGGTAATGATATAAAACTTGCAATTGATGCTATTGAAACTATGTTTTCTTTACCACATATTGATGTTTTTGTATTAGTTACAGGAGATGCTGATTTTGTTCCATTAGTAAAAAAATTAAGAATATATGGAAAAGAAGTTATCGTGGTAAGTAGAAGTAAAAATACTTCTAAGGAAATGGAATTATCTGCTGATGTTTTTATACCATATGAAGATATAGTAAAATCAGAAAAAATAGAAGATAAGGATTCAATTGAAGATGTTGTTGATGAAATTATTAGAATAATAGAAGAACATCAGTATAACGATGTAAATGAAAGTATTATAAAAAGAATAGTTACTGGAATGAAAATAGATTATAGAGATTTTGGATTTAATTCATACAATGATTTTATTGATCATTTAATAAAAGAAATCAGAAATGAGTTATATTCCAAAAATGGTGAATATAGCGAATATGAAGAAAATTATATGAGATATATTGAAAGACTTCTTGCTACAAGTTTGATTCCATTAAAATTGGAACAACTTGTTGAAAAGGCACATGAAAAAAATCCTTGGATTTCAAAAAATTCTAAATATTCACTTAAAGAATTAATATTAAAAATGATAGAAGAAAAGAGATTATGGAAAAATTCTAAAGGTTATATTTTAGTACCAATTCCAAGAAGATGGGAAATTAAACATGAAAAAATTTTACCTTATCCAGAGCATAGAGATAAGTTTATAGAATATGTATATAATATTTTCAAAGAACAAAAAGTCAATTCTATAATTGAAGCAATACATAAAGCTAAAAAAGAGTTGAATCTAACTAATAAAGTGGTTGGTTCTTTCGGTATTGCGTTAAAGTTTTCTGGTAAGTTTATTGGAAAAGATGGTAGTGACTATGTAAGTATGAAAACTCCTGTATATTTAAATGCTGATTTTAATGAATTTAAATTAGCTGTAGAATCTTTTTATTTAAAAAGCATTTTAAAAGATGAAGATATTCATGAAAAAAACTTACCAATAGTTTCTAAATATATTTATAATTCAGAAAACACAAAAAGGCTTGAAGAAATTCTTTCTTATTTGATGAATTTACAAGAAGTGTTTCACGTAAAACCGTATTATAAGTATTATAAAAATCTAAATAAATGAGGGTAAATATGAAAAAAACTTTATTGATTTTAATTATATTTATTTTATCGTTTTCATCCTATGCTGAAAAATTAATTGTTGGAGTATATGATAACAAACCTCTAACGTATATTGAGGATAATCAATATACTGGTTTTGCCGTTGATTTATTAAAAGAAATTGCAAAAAGAGAAAAATGGGAATTAGATTTCAAATATGATTCTTTCAGTAATCTATTAAGCGATATTTATGCTAATAATATTGATTTAATAATTGCAATGGGTAAAAATGAAGAAAGAGAAAATTTTGTTATATTCCCACAAGAACATTTTTTTACTAATTGGGGTATAGTATATTCTAATAAAAAAATAGATTCTATACTTGGTTTAAATAATACAAAAATAGCTGTTTTAAAAGGCGACATTTATTATAATAAATTTGAGAATCTGAGTAAAGAATTTGAAGTAAGTATTGAATTTTTAGAGTTTGATTCATATGATGATGTATTAAAAAGCGTTAAAAATAATATATCTGATGCAGGCATTGTTAATAGAATTTATTCTGGCAATACTTATAAATTATATAAAACTCCAATCGTTTTTAGCCCTTTAGAAGTATATTATGGTTTTTCTAAAAATACTAAAAAGGAGATAATAGATAAAGTTGACAATTATTTAAACACTTGGAAATATGACGAAAAATCACCTTATAATACCCTTTTTAATAAATATATTTTAGAAAGTACAATACCAAATTGGATAAGGGATTTGTTAGTATTTCTTCCTATTATATCGATAACATTTTTTGTCACTGCACTAATATACTATTTATTATTCAAAAAAACTCTTTCTAATTTATTTAAGAAAAATAATGAATTAGATGCATATGTGAATGAATTAAACGCTGTAAATGAGGAATTAGAAGAAAATTACCATGAAATAGAAAATTTGAATTTTAAAATAATTCATTTAATTAAAATGATTTCTAACTTGAAAATTTCAAGTCCTTTAGATGTTTTCTATAATGACCTATTAAAAACTGCAATTAATTTAATTCCTGAGGCAGATTATGGAAGTATTATATATATTAACTCAAAAAATAACACCTGGAAATTTTTAAGTGCATATGGACATGATTTTGAATTACTGAAAAATATTGAATATGCTGCAGGACATATTCCTGTTAAAGAAAAAATAAGGATAGTTGATAATAATATTGTTGAAAACGAAAAGATAGAAATGGATGATAAATCATATGAAATATTAAAAAAAGCTTCTAAACCTATTAAAAAAACAATTATATATGAAATACAGTTAAATGAAGAGGAATGGATTAATTTCTGTTTAGATATTGATGCTAATAGTGATAAATCATTTTCTAATGAGTCAAAAGAATTATTAGAAATATTTGGAAATTTAGCAAAAGCTTTTTGGATAGAAAAATTATCGTATGAACATATTAAAAAATCTTATACTAACCTATCTAATAAACTTGCTTTAATTGTCGAAGAATATGATGATATAACTGGAGGACATATATATAGAGTTGCAAAATATTCTAAATTTATTGCTGAAAAATTGGAATTAGAACCTAATTTAATAAATGAAATTGAAACTTATGCTCCTTTACACGATATTGGAAAAATACTTATTGATAAATCTATATTATTAAAAAATAGCAAACTTACTGATGAAGAATGGGAAGAAATGAAAAAACATACAATATATGGAGCAAAAATTCTAGAAGAAGAGTACTTTAAAACAGCTAGAAACATTGCATTATACCATCATGAAAAATATGATGGTACTGGATATCCATATGGTTTAAAAGGAGATGAAATTCCTATAGAAGCACAAATTGTAGCTTTTGCAGATGTTTATGACGCTCTACGCAGCGATCGACCATATAAAAAAGGGTATTCTCATGAAAAGGTTGTTGAAATTATTTTAAATGGAGATAACCGAACAAGACCAGAACATTTTAATCCTAAAATATTAGAGATTTTCAACAATTATCATGAAACATTCAAAAATATATTTGAATCTTTTTTGTAATCTTCGTTGCAAAAAATTTAAAAAAGTTGTATAATATTAATACCGATAACTTATATAAGTTTTCTTATATTTATCTACTATACTTAAGGGGGGAATCATATGAAAAAGTTACTCGTTTTATTGGTAGTTGTTTTAAGTATTTCTATGTTTGCACAAGTAACTATTGAATTTTGGCATGCTATGAGTGGTTGGAGAATTGAATTATTACAAAGCATGGCTGAAGATTTCATGAAAACACATCCAGACATTAAGGTAAATGTTCAATACACTGGTTCTTACAGAGACACATTTAACAAGGCTATAGCTGGTGTAAAAGCTGGTACCGCACCACATATTGTTCAAATTTATGATATTGGTACTCAAGCAATGATTGATGGTGGAGTAGCTGTTCCTATTGGCGATTTAATTGAAGAAGACCCAAGCATTGATCAAGGAGCTTTCTTAGAACAAGTTACTAATTATTACACAGTTGACGGAAAAATGTATTCTATGCCATTTAATTCATCAACAGCTATTTTATTCTATAACAAAACTATGTTTAAAGAAGTTGGTTTAGATCCTAACAAACCTCCAAGAACATACGATGAATTAATTGAATATGCAAGAAAATTACAAAAGAAAGATGCTAATGGAAATGTTATTAGATATGGTTTAACTTGGCCAACACATTCATGGTTCTTTGAACA
It encodes:
- a CDS encoding NYN domain-containing protein; the encoded protein is MDYQNQPVDPELIIEKIKEWGKIVGGKAYAHWSKYPATMFSFSRHGIELIEMPEDGFENKKGNDIKLAIDAIETMFSLPHIDVFVLVTGDADFVPLVKKLRIYGKEVIVVSRSKNTSKEMELSADVFIPYEDIVKSEKIEDKDSIEDVVDEIIRIIEEHQYNDVNESIIKRIVTGMKIDYRDFGFNSYNDFIDHLIKEIRNELYSKNGEYSEYEENYMRYIERLLATSLIPLKLEQLVEKAHEKNPWISKNSKYSLKELILKMIEEKRLWKNSKGYILVPIPRRWEIKHEKILPYPEHRDKFIEYVYNIFKEQKVNSIIEAIHKAKKELNLTNKVVGSFGIALKFSGKFIGKDGSDYVSMKTPVYLNADFNEFKLAVESFYLKSILKDEDIHEKNLPIVSKYIYNSENTKRLEEILSYLMNLQEVFHVKPYYKYYKNLNK
- a CDS encoding HD domain-containing phosphohydrolase; this translates as MKKTLLILIIFILSFSSYAEKLIVGVYDNKPLTYIEDNQYTGFAVDLLKEIAKREKWELDFKYDSFSNLLSDIYANNIDLIIAMGKNEERENFVIFPQEHFFTNWGIVYSNKKIDSILGLNNTKIAVLKGDIYYNKFENLSKEFEVSIEFLEFDSYDDVLKSVKNNISDAGIVNRIYSGNTYKLYKTPIVFSPLEVYYGFSKNTKKEIIDKVDNYLNTWKYDEKSPYNTLFNKYILESTIPNWIRDLLVFLPIISITFFVTALIYYLLFKKTLSNLFKKNNELDAYVNELNAVNEELEENYHEIENLNFKIIHLIKMISNLKISSPLDVFYNDLLKTAINLIPEADYGSIIYINSKNNTWKFLSAYGHDFELLKNIEYAAGHIPVKEKIRIVDNNIVENEKIEMDDKSYEILKKASKPIKKTIIYEIQLNEEEWINFCLDIDANSDKSFSNESKELLEIFGNLAKAFWIEKLSYEHIKKSYTNLSNKLALIVEEYDDITGGHIYRVAKYSKFIAEKLELEPNLINEIETYAPLHDIGKILIDKSILLKNSKLTDEEWEEMKKHTIYGAKILEEEYFKTARNIALYHHEKYDGTGYPYGLKGDEIPIEAQIVAFADVYDALRSDRPYKKGYSHEKVVEIILNGDNRTRPEHFNPKILEIFNNYHETFKNIFESFL